From Paenibacillus sp. PK3_47, the proteins below share one genomic window:
- the thrC gene encoding threonine synthase translates to MEYISTRGKVEARGFIDTVLMGLADDGGLMVPFQIPVIPAETLQEWRSLSFQELFLEIFSYYTNDEIPYEDLKEMVYTSYGNFRAPEVTPLHKVNGSLHVLELFHGPTFAFKDVALQFMGELYSYIAKVRGEIIHILGATSGDTGAAAIQGVRGKEGIKICILHPHGKVSKVQELQMTTVDDSNVLNLSVEGNFDDCQKVIKELFADLDFKGRYHLRAINSINFVRILAQTVYYFYAYLQIEGSDEKKINVSVPSGNFGNIFSGFLAQKMGLPINKLIIATNENNILERFVQTGEYKPGNFTGTYSPSMDIQVASNFERYLYYLLGEDAVKLSEYMAGLQSEGSIKIEGELFAKVQADFAALGVKNQQCLDTISKYDKEYGYLLDPHTACGVAAYEAFSGEDEVTVSFATAHPAKFDEAIALTGIKQEFPAQISALFSMPQHMTVVEHDKAQIVRELQAFYG, encoded by the coding sequence ATGGAGTATATAAGCACAAGAGGAAAAGTGGAAGCCAGAGGTTTTATCGATACGGTGCTGATGGGGCTTGCGGATGACGGCGGGCTGATGGTGCCATTTCAGATTCCGGTGATCCCGGCGGAGACGCTGCAGGAATGGAGAAGCCTCAGCTTCCAGGAGCTGTTCCTGGAGATTTTCTCCTACTATACGAATGATGAAATTCCTTATGAAGATCTCAAAGAAATGGTCTACACCAGCTATGGCAATTTCCGCGCGCCGGAAGTGACGCCTCTGCACAAGGTGAACGGTTCTCTGCATGTGCTTGAACTGTTCCACGGGCCTACGTTTGCCTTCAAGGATGTGGCGCTGCAGTTCATGGGCGAGCTGTATTCCTACATTGCCAAGGTGCGGGGCGAGATCATTCATATCCTCGGTGCAACCTCCGGTGATACGGGTGCGGCTGCCATCCAGGGTGTGCGCGGCAAAGAAGGCATCAAAATCTGTATTCTGCATCCGCACGGCAAGGTCAGCAAGGTGCAGGAGCTGCAAATGACCACCGTGGACGACAGCAATGTGCTGAACCTGTCCGTAGAGGGCAACTTCGACGACTGCCAAAAGGTGATCAAGGAGCTGTTCGCGGATCTCGACTTCAAGGGGCGTTACCACCTGCGTGCGATTAACTCCATTAACTTTGTACGGATTCTGGCCCAGACGGTTTATTATTTCTATGCTTATCTGCAAATTGAGGGCAGTGATGAGAAGAAGATCAATGTCAGCGTGCCTTCCGGGAACTTTGGCAATATTTTCTCGGGATTTTTGGCTCAGAAAATGGGGCTGCCGATCAACAAGCTGATCATCGCCACCAACGAAAACAACATTCTCGAACGGTTCGTGCAGACCGGTGAATACAAGCCTGGAAACTTTACAGGAACCTATAGTCCGTCAATGGATATCCAGGTGGCAAGCAATTTTGAACGTTACCTGTATTATCTGCTCGGCGAGGATGCCGTGAAGCTGTCGGAATATATGGCGGGGCTGCAATCCGAAGGTTCTATTAAGATTGAAGGTGAGCTGTTCGCTAAGGTGCAGGCTGATTTTGCAGCACTCGGCGTCAAAAACCAGCAGTGTCTCGACACCATCAGCAAATACGACAAGGAATACGGATATCTTCTTGATCCGCATACAGCCTGCGGGGTAGCGGCTTACGAAGCGTTCAGCGGCGAGGATGAAGTGACGGTCAGCTTCGCTACTGCACATCCGGCCAAATTCGACGAGGCGATTGCCTTGACCGGCATCAAGCAGGAGTTCCCGGCGCAGATTTCCGCACTGTTCTCCATGCCGCAGCATATGACGGTTGTTGAGCATGACAAGGCGCAGATTGTGCGTGAGCTTCAGGCTTTTTACGGTTAA
- a CDS encoding radical SAM/SPASM domain-containing protein, translated as MKTFKKVYIEITSVCNLACSFCPPTERQKNFMKPDTFNTILDEIKPHTDHIYLHVKGEPLLHPKIGELLDAAHAKGFKVNITTNGTLIHKAGPKILGKPALRQMNFSLHSFDGHEGSENREKYLSQIISFVKEASAQGVIISFRLWNLTQDNMTNLARSRNRETLGMIEEAFGLDFRIEEKVVPGSGVRIAPRIYLNQDHEFKWPALHEPEDDGKGFCHALRSQAAVLVDGTVVPCCLDGEGVINLGNLHEKPFSEIVEGERANNLFYGFSRREAVEELCRKCGYRQRFGT; from the coding sequence TTGAAGACTTTTAAAAAGGTGTACATCGAGATTACAAGCGTCTGCAACCTGGCCTGCAGCTTCTGTCCGCCCACGGAGCGGCAGAAGAACTTCATGAAGCCGGATACCTTTAATACCATCCTTGACGAGATTAAGCCGCATACGGACCATATCTATCTTCATGTCAAAGGGGAGCCGCTGCTGCATCCGAAGATTGGTGAGCTGCTGGATGCGGCCCATGCCAAAGGCTTCAAGGTCAACATCACGACGAACGGGACGCTGATTCACAAGGCTGGCCCGAAGATTCTCGGCAAGCCGGCGCTGCGGCAGATGAATTTCTCGCTGCACAGCTTCGACGGCCATGAAGGCTCCGAGAACCGGGAGAAGTATCTGTCGCAGATTATCTCCTTTGTGAAGGAAGCCTCGGCGCAGGGCGTAATCATTTCCTTCCGGCTGTGGAATCTGACCCAGGATAACATGACCAATCTGGCCAGAAGCCGCAACCGCGAGACGCTGGGAATGATAGAAGAGGCGTTTGGTCTCGATTTCAGGATTGAAGAAAAGGTTGTTCCGGGCAGCGGTGTCCGCATCGCGCCGCGGATCTATCTGAACCAGGACCATGAGTTCAAATGGCCGGCCTTGCATGAGCCGGAGGATGACGGCAAAGGCTTCTGCCATGCGCTGCGCAGCCAGGCTGCGGTGCTGGTGGACGGCACCGTTGTGCCCTGCTGCCTGGACGGCGAAGGTGTCATCAACCTCGGCAATCTGCACGAGAAGCCGTTCTCCGAAATCGTCGAAGGCGAGCGGGCGAACAATCTGTTCTACGGTTTCTCCCGCAGGGAAGCTGTGGAGGAGCTGTGCCGCAAATGCGGGTACAGGCAGCGGTTCGGAACATAA
- a CDS encoding extracellular solute-binding protein: protein MTGKTSQSKKTKNIMLAALALLIMLPAGLNLQVDASAGTGSAGDSVQTAPYAEQTPGSSDDTGVTAAFNENKYAAYLSEHKDAARPDQEIIVEAADYSLAEGSGFEKLPDYEGMAGESLLTGESGKVEWTVRVAEAGLYNLSMLYYPVPGKSSAIERALYIDGRLPFREAAFLQFDRIWDNQLDQLVADNQGNDLRPRQIEQPRWSEKAFQDSDGYENEPFLFYFSEGTHTLTLEASREPVVIRQLKLYKQTAPLPYEEVKKGLDAAGAQASDNQLLVVEGEAASAKSSPTLYPLSERSSATVHPYSSSKIKINTIGGLNWRIPGQWIEWEIDVPETGLYKMAFKTQQNFVRGIYSTRRLTIDGTVPFAEMAKVPFRYKSGYRLDVLGGDEPYLYHLEKGKHVVRLEVSLGEFAPLIREVEESLYNLNSMYRKILMITGTKPDEYRDYQLDKKVPDMLQVFSTEHDRLRGIAKRLVELSGQSSDQEALLKTMAQQLSELIEDPDTIPRRLTAYKTNTGGLGTWVQQAREQPLEIDALYLASPDKKFPSKGMGFGSKIKHETATFLASFFTDYNQIGNVSDKDDQKSVTVWIGSGRDQANTMKAMIDETFTSATGINVNLKLVNMSTLLPATLAGQGPDVAMQIGTDLPVNFAMRNAAADLTRFPDFAEVESRFRESAMVPFIYDGGAYALPETQTFNMLFYRKDILEELQLEVPQTWDDVSTLLAVLSKNHMQFGLPVVAQSAIQGQNIPPNSMYAALLFQNGGQFYRNGGAESDLDSRVGIETFKQWTEFYTDYKLEREYDFANRFRTGEMPFGIADYTLYNQLSVFAPEIRGMWGFVPIPGTLQEDGTLDRTVSSGGSGVIMMEKAKDKDASWEFMKWWTSEETQTVFGREMEGLMGAAARYPTANIKALDSLPWPVADYDNLKAQFEWAEGVPEVPGGYFTGRHLFNAFYKTVVGSVEARESIMDYVQYIQDEISTKRKEFGL from the coding sequence GTGACCGGTAAAACAAGTCAATCCAAAAAGACCAAGAATATAATGCTTGCCGCATTAGCCTTGTTAATCATGCTTCCGGCAGGCTTGAATCTACAGGTGGATGCAAGTGCGGGGACCGGGTCAGCCGGAGACAGCGTGCAGACTGCGCCTTACGCGGAGCAAACCCCGGGCAGCTCAGACGATACCGGCGTAACAGCAGCTTTCAATGAGAATAAATATGCAGCTTACTTGTCGGAGCATAAGGATGCCGCAAGACCTGATCAGGAGATTATTGTAGAGGCGGCTGATTACAGCCTGGCTGAGGGCAGCGGTTTTGAAAAGCTGCCTGATTACGAAGGAATGGCCGGCGAATCGCTGCTTACCGGTGAGTCCGGCAAAGTGGAATGGACGGTCAGGGTGGCGGAAGCCGGCCTTTATAATCTGTCCATGCTGTATTACCCTGTTCCCGGCAAAAGCTCGGCGATCGAACGCGCTCTGTACATTGACGGACGGCTTCCTTTCCGGGAGGCTGCTTTTCTGCAGTTTGACCGGATTTGGGATAACCAGCTGGACCAGCTGGTGGCGGATAACCAGGGCAATGACCTGAGACCCAGGCAGATTGAGCAGCCGCGCTGGAGCGAGAAGGCATTTCAGGACTCTGACGGTTATGAGAATGAACCGTTTTTATTTTATTTTTCTGAAGGCACCCATACGTTAACGCTGGAAGCCTCAAGAGAACCGGTGGTCATCAGGCAGCTGAAGCTGTATAAGCAGACTGCACCGCTGCCATACGAGGAAGTGAAGAAGGGGCTGGATGCCGCAGGGGCGCAGGCTTCAGACAATCAGCTTCTGGTTGTGGAAGGCGAAGCTGCCTCAGCCAAATCGTCCCCGACCCTGTACCCGCTTAGTGAGCGGTCAAGTGCGACGGTTCATCCTTACAGCTCCTCCAAAATCAAAATCAATACCATAGGCGGATTAAATTGGCGAATTCCCGGCCAGTGGATCGAGTGGGAGATCGACGTTCCTGAGACCGGACTCTATAAAATGGCCTTTAAAACGCAGCAGAACTTCGTAAGGGGAATTTATTCGACCCGCAGACTGACCATTGACGGCACGGTTCCGTTCGCCGAAATGGCCAAGGTTCCCTTCCGATATAAAAGCGGATACCGCCTGGATGTACTGGGGGGAGATGAGCCCTATTTGTACCATCTGGAGAAGGGGAAACATGTGGTCAGGCTGGAGGTCAGCCTCGGCGAGTTCGCCCCGCTGATCCGTGAGGTGGAGGAAAGCCTGTACAACCTCAATTCCATGTACCGCAAAATTCTGATGATTACCGGCACCAAGCCGGATGAATACCGGGATTACCAGCTGGACAAGAAAGTGCCGGATATGCTGCAGGTGTTCAGTACCGAGCATGACAGGCTGAGAGGTATTGCGAAGCGGCTGGTCGAGCTGTCGGGCCAATCCAGCGACCAGGAAGCGCTGCTGAAGACGATGGCCCAGCAGCTGAGCGAGCTGATTGAAGATCCGGACACCATCCCGCGCCGGCTTACCGCCTATAAGACCAATACCGGAGGGCTCGGCACCTGGGTTCAGCAGGCCAGAGAGCAGCCGCTTGAAATCGATGCGCTGTATCTGGCTTCACCGGATAAGAAGTTCCCGAGTAAGGGAATGGGCTTCGGCTCCAAAATCAAACATGAGACAGCGACCTTTCTGGCCTCTTTCTTCACAGATTACAACCAGATTGGGAATGTCTCCGACAAGGATGACCAGAAATCCGTGACCGTCTGGATCGGCAGCGGCCGGGATCAGGCCAATACGATGAAGGCGATGATTGATGAGACCTTCACCTCGGCAACCGGCATCAATGTCAATCTGAAGCTGGTCAACATGTCCACGCTGCTGCCGGCGACACTGGCCGGTCAGGGGCCGGATGTGGCGATGCAGATCGGCACGGATCTGCCGGTCAACTTTGCAATGCGCAATGCTGCGGCGGATCTGACCCGGTTCCCCGATTTTGCCGAAGTGGAAAGCCGTTTCCGGGAAAGCGCGATGGTGCCGTTCATCTATGACGGCGGTGCGTACGCCCTGCCGGAGACGCAGACCTTCAATATGCTGTTCTACCGGAAGGACATTCTGGAGGAGCTTCAGCTCGAAGTGCCTCAGACCTGGGATGATGTATCCACTCTGCTGGCTGTGCTCAGCAAAAACCATATGCAGTTCGGTCTGCCGGTGGTTGCCCAGTCTGCCATACAAGGACAGAACATCCCGCCCAACTCGATGTATGCGGCGCTGCTGTTCCAGAACGGCGGCCAATTCTACCGCAATGGCGGCGCGGAGTCGGATTTGGACTCCCGGGTCGGCATCGAAACGTTCAAGCAGTGGACAGAGTTCTATACGGACTACAAGCTCGAACGTGAATATGACTTCGCCAACCGGTTCCGCACCGGTGAGATGCCTTTTGGCATAGCGGATTACACCCTCTATAACCAGCTGTCCGTGTTCGCTCCGGAGATCAGAGGGATGTGGGGCTTCGTGCCGATCCCGGGGACTTTGCAGGAGGACGGCACACTTGACCGCACCGTATCCAGCGGAGGCAGCGGTGTCATCATGATGGAGAAAGCGAAGGATAAGGATGCCTCGTGGGAATTTATGAAGTGGTGGACGAGTGAAGAGACGCAGACTGTATTCGGACGTGAGATGGAGGGCCTGATGGGCGCTGCCGCACGTTATCCGACAGCGAATATCAAGGCGCTGGACAGCTTGCCTTGGCCTGTTGCCGATTACGATAATTTGAAAGCACAGTTTGAGTGGGCTGAAGGGGTTCCTGAGGTGCCGGGCGGTTATTTCACAGGGCGGCATTTATTCAACGCCTTCTACAAGACGGTAGTCGGCAGTGTGGAGGCCCGAGAATCCATCATGGACTACGTCCAGTACATCCAGGACGAGATCAGTACCAAACGTAAAGAGTTTGGTCTATAG
- a CDS encoding Gfo/Idh/MocA family oxidoreductase has protein sequence MTIRFGVVGTNWITDRFIQAGLENEEFILTAVYSRTEEKGQAFAAKYAGAAIYTNLEEMVSSGEVDAVYIASPNSMHAEHALICMNHGKHVICEKPMASNSKELRAMIEAARSNDVLLMEAMKSTFMPNFAVIKDNLYKLGQVRRYFASYCQYSSRYDAYRQGTVLNAFNPEYSNGSLMDLGIYCLYPLVALFGKPDAVKATGIMLASGVDGEGSMVMSYPDMDAVVMHSKIADSYLPAEIQGENGTMVIDKINQPYQVKIHYRDGTVEELTVPQVFEPMYYETNEFITLLKNGERESKMNSHANSLAVAEVMEEARSQIGLRYTADL, from the coding sequence ATGACAATTCGATTCGGGGTCGTAGGCACCAACTGGATTACAGACCGCTTCATTCAAGCGGGTCTAGAGAATGAGGAATTTATCCTGACAGCTGTGTATTCCCGTACGGAGGAGAAGGGCCAGGCTTTTGCCGCCAAGTACGCCGGAGCTGCCATCTATACCAATCTGGAGGAAATGGTGTCCAGCGGGGAAGTGGATGCGGTCTATATCGCCAGCCCCAACTCCATGCATGCCGAGCATGCATTGATCTGTATGAACCACGGGAAGCATGTCATCTGTGAGAAGCCAATGGCGTCCAACAGCAAAGAGCTGCGGGCGATGATTGAGGCTGCGCGCAGCAATGATGTGCTGCTGATGGAGGCGATGAAGTCGACCTTCATGCCGAATTTTGCCGTAATCAAAGACAATCTGTACAAGCTGGGGCAGGTCCGCCGTTATTTCGCGAGCTATTGTCAATACTCGTCGAGATATGATGCCTACCGCCAGGGTACGGTGCTGAATGCTTTTAATCCTGAATACTCTAACGGTTCCCTGATGGATCTCGGCATCTACTGTCTGTACCCGCTGGTTGCCCTGTTCGGCAAGCCGGATGCAGTCAAGGCTACGGGCATTATGCTGGCCTCCGGGGTGGATGGTGAAGGCAGTATGGTCATGAGTTATCCGGATATGGATGCCGTGGTGATGCACTCCAAGATTGCCGATTCCTATCTGCCGGCTGAGATTCAAGGGGAGAACGGAACGATGGTGATCGACAAGATCAACCAGCCTTACCAGGTCAAAATCCACTACCGCGACGGTACGGTCGAAGAGCTGACAGTGCCGCAGGTATTTGAGCCGATGTACTATGAAACGAATGAATTCATCACTTTGCTGAAGAACGGGGAACGTGAGAGCAAGATGAACAGTCATGCGAATTCCCTCGCGGTCGCAGAGGTGATGGAGGAAGCCAGAAGCCAGATCGGCCTGCGCTATACAGCGGATTTGTAG
- a CDS encoding LacI family DNA-binding transcriptional regulator, with product MRRKVTIQSIADFTGLSKFAVSRALSGKPGVSTQTRDTIFKAAGQLGYFKDSVTVHTPGELIDLDARKWSGTILILFQNVRYQNPESLYWGPLFNGISSRLDQRGINVLTLTEPKGDSMFSLVNPEAIMGVITVGSISTPILAEIRSLGIPVMMVDHYDPSFQCDSIFTDNLTAMKGVMHYAIGKGYRDFQFLGNIRDAESFYERFLIFRSSLEDHGIPLHQNPLLNGPDIDNFRATFAAAVKEQGLPEIFICANDTYALFALETLEFMGMPVPEGLAFTGFDNTHPALPFLATVNVNKELLGMRAVDQMLWRILNPGTCYEKTLIQADVILRD from the coding sequence ATGCGACGCAAAGTAACGATCCAATCAATCGCCGATTTCACGGGACTGTCGAAATTTGCCGTCTCAAGAGCTTTATCAGGCAAACCGGGAGTCAGCACCCAGACACGGGATACGATATTCAAAGCCGCGGGACAGCTCGGTTACTTCAAGGACTCTGTCACGGTGCATACGCCCGGAGAGTTGATTGACCTGGATGCCCGTAAGTGGTCCGGGACCATTCTGATCCTGTTCCAGAATGTCCGCTACCAGAATCCGGAGTCCTTGTATTGGGGGCCGTTGTTCAATGGCATCTCTTCCAGGCTGGACCAGCGGGGGATTAACGTATTGACTCTGACCGAGCCCAAAGGTGATTCCATGTTTTCGCTGGTTAACCCTGAGGCAATTATGGGTGTTATCACTGTCGGCTCCATCTCAACCCCCATTCTGGCAGAAATCAGAAGCCTGGGCATACCGGTTATGATGGTGGATCATTACGATCCCAGCTTTCAGTGTGATTCCATTTTCACCGATAACCTGACCGCCATGAAGGGGGTCATGCACTATGCCATCGGCAAGGGCTACAGGGATTTTCAGTTCTTAGGGAATATCCGGGATGCCGAGAGTTTCTATGAACGCTTCCTGATCTTCCGCTCCTCACTGGAGGATCACGGGATTCCCCTTCATCAGAATCCCTTGCTGAATGGACCGGACATCGATAACTTCCGGGCTACCTTCGCCGCCGCCGTCAAGGAACAGGGGCTGCCGGAGATCTTTATTTGTGCCAATGATACTTACGCCTTGTTCGCTCTGGAAACACTGGAATTCATGGGCATGCCTGTTCCTGAAGGCCTGGCCTTCACCGGCTTTGATAACACCCATCCCGCCCTGCCGTTCCTGGCTACCGTTAACGTCAACAAGGAGCTGCTCGGCATGCGGGCGGTAGACCAGATGCTCTGGCGGATCCTTAACCCCGGCACATGCTATGAAAAGACGCTGATTCAGGCCGATGTTATTCTCAGGGACTGA
- a CDS encoding CYTH domain-containing protein, with the protein MGMEIERKFLLPEFPEQLIEDGRLKVLTRHSIDQTYLAIEDGQELRVRKITDLDSGEITYTHTFKDGKGISRKEIEYDISEGIYTQMMDAVQAVPLVKTRTTAEWDGTTVEIDEYTQLSLTVIEVEFESLEEAEAFEAPEWFGLDVSVEKQYSNKTVWKKLQIK; encoded by the coding sequence ATGGGGATGGAAATCGAACGCAAGTTTCTGCTGCCGGAGTTTCCGGAGCAGCTTATAGAAGACGGACGGCTCAAGGTACTCACCAGACACAGCATCGATCAGACGTATCTGGCCATTGAGGACGGGCAGGAGCTGAGAGTGCGCAAAATCACGGATCTCGACTCAGGCGAGATTACGTATACCCATACTTTTAAAGACGGAAAAGGCATCAGCCGCAAGGAAATCGAATATGACATCTCGGAGGGGATCTATACCCAGATGATGGATGCGGTACAGGCTGTACCTCTGGTCAAAACGCGCACAACAGCCGAATGGGACGGCACGACCGTGGAGATTGATGAATATACCCAGCTTAGCCTTACGGTGATCGAGGTAGAGTTTGAATCGCTGGAGGAAGCGGAGGCGTTCGAGGCCCCGGAATGGTTCGGGCTGGATGTCAGTGTAGAGAAGCAGTACAGTAACAAAACCGTGTGGAAGAAGCTGCAGATTAAATAA
- a CDS encoding extracellular solute-binding protein, producing the protein MRKIKGYYVLLFCFVFLLTACSGGNNAANSPKATETAAPAATEAVAEATAEPTAAPVDLGGRVIKVAAWWDLKPAGNSASEKERLAKIAEVEKKYNTKFEFVNVPFEEFMPKFTATALTGEPFADIVIMEYNSAWPAILKGQLLPVSEYTTASSNINNEANLLVKAPQIANEYYAFAEPGTGGAGLHYNRDIFKKLGLPDLQEVYASGQWNWDKFVEIAKQATKDTDNDGKIDTYGFSGWAIDLLRNFSAANGGKIVDEATGTQGLTDPKVIEAAEFINRLYNVENVMKIKGTDKIGYDEFNTFKDGDVAMFPAPVWNLGDLTFDFGVVPFPNGPSGSPEVTYADNGKNAFFIPKGVKDPQAVYQAFEETYDITQTGDFPSQEWLESIYAHEEDVTMLHDHINNTGQILLETAYPDFPTSGFMRDIIVENQSVTATAEKYKPEAEASIAKLGK; encoded by the coding sequence ATGAGAAAAATAAAGGGGTACTACGTTTTATTGTTTTGCTTTGTGTTTTTGCTTACAGCCTGCAGCGGCGGGAATAATGCCGCCAATAGTCCAAAAGCAACCGAGACGGCAGCTCCGGCAGCGACAGAAGCCGTGGCAGAGGCAACGGCCGAGCCTACTGCAGCGCCGGTTGATCTTGGGGGCCGGGTCATTAAGGTAGCCGCGTGGTGGGACCTCAAGCCAGCGGGTAATTCAGCTTCAGAAAAGGAACGGCTGGCCAAGATTGCTGAAGTAGAGAAGAAATACAACACCAAATTTGAATTTGTAAATGTTCCGTTTGAAGAGTTCATGCCTAAATTTACGGCTACGGCGCTTACGGGAGAACCTTTTGCCGATATCGTTATTATGGAGTACAACTCGGCATGGCCTGCCATCCTCAAAGGGCAGCTGCTTCCTGTAAGTGAATACACCACGGCTTCCTCTAACATCAACAATGAGGCCAACCTGTTGGTTAAAGCGCCTCAAATTGCCAATGAATACTATGCCTTCGCCGAACCGGGAACCGGGGGAGCGGGACTGCACTATAACCGTGACATATTTAAAAAGCTTGGACTTCCCGATCTGCAGGAAGTCTATGCGAGCGGACAATGGAACTGGGACAAATTCGTAGAGATTGCCAAGCAGGCTACGAAGGATACCGATAATGACGGCAAAATCGATACTTACGGCTTCTCAGGCTGGGCGATCGATCTTCTGCGTAACTTCTCAGCCGCTAACGGCGGCAAAATCGTTGACGAAGCCACCGGGACTCAAGGTCTGACTGATCCGAAGGTGATTGAGGCAGCTGAATTCATCAACCGTCTTTACAATGTTGAGAACGTAATGAAGATCAAAGGAACCGACAAAATCGGCTACGACGAATTCAATACCTTCAAGGATGGCGATGTGGCGATGTTCCCGGCTCCGGTGTGGAACCTGGGCGATCTGACCTTTGATTTCGGCGTGGTTCCATTCCCTAACGGACCGTCCGGATCTCCTGAAGTGACTTATGCCGACAACGGCAAGAATGCCTTTTTTATTCCTAAGGGTGTAAAAGATCCGCAGGCGGTCTACCAGGCATTCGAAGAAACCTATGACATTACGCAAACCGGTGATTTCCCGAGCCAGGAATGGCTGGAAAGCATCTATGCCCACGAAGAAGATGTAACCATGCTGCATGACCATATTAACAACACAGGCCAGATCCTCCTTGAAACCGCTTACCCTGATTTCCCGACCTCCGGTTTTATGAGGGATATTATTGTTGAGAATCAGTCCGTTACTGCAACTGCCGAGAAATATAAACCGGAAGCCGAAGCTTCCATTGCCAAGCTGGGCAAGTAA